The sequence below is a genomic window from Terriglobia bacterium.
TTTGCATGTCGCGCCAGGTATCGCCCACCACGTAGGAGGCGCCGAGATCGATGCCAAATTGCTCCGCCGCTTGCTCAGGCATGCCGGTCCCGGGTTTGCGGCAGCGGCATTCCTGCCGGTATTTTTCGATGGCCGCGCCGGGATGGTGCGGGCAGAAATAGAAGGCGTCCATACTCGTGCCGGCTGCCTGAAGCGCTTCCTGGACCATCCGGTGGACCTGGTGTACGATCTCCTCGGTAAAGTAACCCCGACCGACGCCTGACTGGTTGGTGACGATGATCACCGGAAGGCCGGTGGATTTCAGCAGACGGACCGCCTCGGGGGCATACGGGTAAATCCTTGCGCGGCTGATATGGTTGATATAACCAACCTCGTCGGTGACGGCGCCGTCACGGTCCAGAAAAATCGCCGGCCGGAGTTCCATGCCGCAGTCCCGTGGCCCGGTGTTTCGCTCTGCTGCTTTACGATAGAGTTGCGGGCCGTTCATGGGTCACTCCAAATTCCTTCACCAATCCCAGGGCAGTGCGATGGACTTCATCAACCGTCACGCCCTTCATGCACCGAAAGTCGATGGGGCACTCGCGCAGTCCACAAGGGCTGCA
It includes:
- a CDS encoding HAD family hydrolase, which translates into the protein MNGPQLYRKAAERNTGPRDCGMELRPAIFLDRDGAVTDEVGYINHISRARIYPYAPEAVRLLKSTGLPVIIVTNQSGVGRGYFTEEIVHQVHRMVQEALQAAGTSMDAFYFCPHHPGAAIEKYRQECRCRKPGTGMPEQAAEQFGIDLGASYVVGDTWRDMQMGFNIGARTVLLMTGYGRGEYEYRRQNWPRMPDLIAQDLLEAARLVVKELNAPAAAGSATQSIRS